From Ipomoea triloba cultivar NCNSP0323 chromosome 5, ASM357664v1, the proteins below share one genomic window:
- the LOC116019081 gene encoding uncharacterized protein LOC116019081, with protein sequence MALNNGLRSCASKLITAADSFLPKTLNRGIHSTGVKRMGGHGHDEPFYIHAKHMYNLDRMKNQKLKMSLGVFTAFSIGVGVPIWAVIFQQKKTASA encoded by the exons ATGGCTTTGAACAACGGGTTGAGATCGTGCGCCTCCAAGCTCATAACCGCCGCCGATTCATTTCTCCCCAAGACTC TGAACAGAGGAATCCACTCAACAGGTGTGAAAAGAATGGGAGGTCATGGCCACGATGAGCCATTCTACATTCACGCAAAGCACATGTACAACTTGGATAGGATGAAAAACCAGAAGCTGAAGATGTCTCTTGGCGTATTTACTGCATTCAGCATTGGTGTTGGAGTCCCCATTTGGGCCGTCATATTCCAGCAAAAGAAGACCGCTTCTGCATAG
- the LOC116019579 gene encoding LOW QUALITY PROTEIN: wall-associated receptor kinase 5-like (The sequence of the model RefSeq protein was modified relative to this genomic sequence to represent the inferred CDS: substituted 2 bases at 2 genomic stop codons), protein MSCFLVLLLLVLWAILGCFAPTATSKTNSSSIAKPNCDDHCGNISIPFPFGLTDECALNSNFSIICNTSYNPPKPFLSSTVEIRDISVEGQLRVMKLVAQICYKKGEELSPSRFWFNSIFYVSRTANKFVAVGCDTFGNVYAYDDDQSYKTGSNCMATCNSTQDVTNGTCSGFGCCETGIPNVAKNVYHSVDSLDYYNYTADDVNKCSYAFVVQKEEFTFSSTMLTRSWDVETVPMVLDWTISNQTCLTACQGNTTCVAVNGEGYRCACKEGYQGNPYLSGCQDIDECEDGKNNCSKNSICSNTEGGYKCPCRKGYHGNGKDDLGCISSNHPPVMLVLGKPIXXPRLLFCSTEFVSSRENGGLVLQQKIAQGTVSAGTTRIFTVQELRRATNNYDQTRVIGQGGFGVVYKGHLLDGRIVAVKKPKMMDPTQIELFINEVIVLSHINHKNIVKFFGCCLETEIPLLVYEFINNGTLFEHLHSKNKASKMSWPVRLRIATETAEVLSYLHTAASPPIIHRDVKPSNILLDNDYTTRVSDFGASRLVLQDQTQLVTMVQGTLGYLDPEYMQTHQLTEKSDVYSFGVVLVELLTGRRAVFFNGPEEERNLSLHFLSSLKENRLLRIFDDNIVCEGNTEELIEVSLLAERCLNVKGEDRPTMKEVAIELSGLLRTSKHPWVNNSEITMESEALLIEPSIPLR, encoded by the exons ATGAGCTGCTTCCTTGTACTACTACTACTTGTGTTGTGGGCAATACTAGGTTGTTTTGCTCCTACCGCCACATCAAAAACTAATTCTTCTTCCATAGCCAAACCAAACTGCGATGATCATTGTGGGAATATAAGCATTCCATTTCCCTTTGGTTTGACAGACGAATGTGCCCTAAACTCAAACTTCTCCATCATTTGCAACACCTCCTATAATCCTCCAAAGCCATTTCTAAGTAGTACTGTGGAGATTAGGGATATATCAGTCGAAGGGCAGTTGAGGGTCATGAAGCTCGTAGCTCAAATTTGTTACAAGAAGGGCGAAGAGCTTTCCCCATCGAGATTTTGGTTTAATTCAATATTCTACGTCAGCCGGACCGCCAATAAATTCGTTGCTGTCGGATGCGACACATTCGGTAACGTTTACGCCTACGACGACGACCAGTCTTACAAAACGGGAAGTAACTGTATGGCCACGTGTAACTCCACACAGGATGTTACAAACGGGACATGCTCCGGGTTTGGGTGTTGCGAGACAGGGATTCCTAACGTGGCCAAGAACGTGTACCATTCAGTGGATAGCTTGGATTACTATAACTACACTGCCGATGATGTTAATAAATGCAGCTACGCGTTCGTGGTGCAAAAAGAGGAGTTCACGTTTTCCTCCACGATGCTTACGAGAAGTTGGGATGTGGAGACAGTGCCCATGGTTCTTGACTGGACCATCTCGAACCAGACGTGCCTTACGGCGTGCCAAGGTAATACCACATGTGTTGCCGTCAATGGTGAAGGTTATCGTTGCGCTTGCAAGGAGGGTTATCAAGGCAATCCTTATCTCTCTGGCTGCCAAG ATATTGATGAATGTGAGGATGGGAAGAACAATTGCTCCAAAAACTCTATTTGCTCAAATACAGAAGGTGGTTATAAGTGCCCTTGCAGGAAGGGTTACCACGGCAATGGAAAGGATGATTTGGGCTGCATTTCTTCTAATCATCCACCCGTCATGCTTGTTTTGGGTAAACCAATATAATAACCTCGTTTATTATTTTGTAGCACAGAGTTTGTTTCCTCTAGGGAAAATGGAGGATTGGTTTTGCAACAAAAGATTGCCCAAGGCACTGTATCAGCAGGCACGACAAGAATTTTCACTGTCCAGGAGCTTAGAAGAGCAACCAATAACTATGACCAAACTAGAGTTATTGGTCAAGGGGGTTTTGGCGTTGTCTACAAAGGCCACCTTCTTGATGGTCGAATAGTAGCTGTTAAAAAACCTAAAATGATGGACCCAACTCAAATCGAACTATTCATCAATGAAGTAATTGTGCTCTCCCATATCAATCACAAAAACATAGTCAAATTCTTTGGTTGCTGTTTAGAGACAGAGATTCCATTGTTGGTTTATGAGTTCATAAACAATGGAACGTTGTTTGAGCATCTACATAGTAAAAACAAGGCTTCCAAAATGTCTTGGCCAGTTCGTTTAAGAATAGCTACTGAAACAGCTGAGGTCCTCTCTTATTTGCACACTGCAGCTTCTCCTCCCATCATCCATAGAGATGTTAAACCATCAAATATTCTCTTGGATAATGACTACACTACTAGGGTATCTGATTTTGGTGCCTCAAGATTAGTTCTACAAGATCAAACTCAATTGGTAACTATGGTGCAAGGAACATTAGGTTATCTTGATCCAGAATACATGCAAACCCACCAGTTAACAGAAAAGAGTGATGTTTACAGTTTCGGAGTTGTGCTAGTAGAACTGTTAACCGGTAGGAGGGCAGTATTCTTCAATGGTCCAGAGGAGGAGAGAAATCTATCTTTACATTTCCTTTCCTCGCTCAAAGAGAATAGGTTACTCAGGATTTTCGATGACAACATTGTATGTGAGGGAAATACAGAAGAGTTAATCGAGGTTTCCTTGCTTGCAGAGAGGTGTTTAAATGTCAAGGGGGAGGATAGACCGACTATGAAGGAAGTTGCAATAGAACTAAGTGGATTGTTGAGAACATCAAAACATCCATGGGTTAATAATTCTGAGATCACCATGGAATCAGAGGCTTTACTTATTGAGCCATCAATCCCTCTTCGATAG